From the genome of Ancylomarina subtilis:
GGACGAAGAATCTCCTGTAGTTAAAGAAACAATTCCACCTAATTTTTCAACTGAAGTTGAAGGAGGAAAGGTGAATATCTATTTCAATGAATTTGTACAGTTGAAGGAGATTAATGAAAAATTCGTAGTATCTCCTCCTCTTGATAGAAAGCCGACTGTGAATTTACGTGGCAAATCTATATATGTTGATATGGGTGATAGCTTAAAGCCAAATACAACTTACACACTTGATTTTGCAGACGGTATTGCTGATAACAATGAAGGAAACCCTTTAGGTAATTTTCAGTATGTATTTTCTACCGGAAAGAGCCTTGATTCTTTAAGTATACAAGGACATGCCGTAGATGCCTTCACAAGGCTTCCCTTTGATATTATACTTTAAACCTCATAAAACGAATCCTAAATTTGATTTTTTCAAGAGGTTTTTCTTTTTTACCCTATCCGTGCGTCTTCTTTTTATATAATAACTCTTCATCTCAAATTTAAAATCATAGAAAAATGCCTTTATTGAGAAAAAAAAAGAGGCAGAAAATATGCTGATTTACTTTTTCTGAATCTAAGAAATAGCCCCAGGAAAGGCCTGTACCAAGAAATTTAATTTCTATTTATACGAATACTTTAAGCTGGAAAAAATCTAGAGTCTAATTAATCGATCTTTTCCCTTTATAATCCCTCTGGAGATACCTTAGTTTTGGGTCTATAAAAGCAGGAATATAATCTTTTTTGAAAATAATGGATACTGCTTCTCAGCGCTTTAAGATTTAAATTAAAAAAAGTGGATCTTCGCATTAGGAAAGTTGAAATAAAAAGGTCTATATTTGCACTCGCTTTAAGAGAGAGGCGCTGATCTTTGAATCGTTTGTA
Proteins encoded in this window:
- a CDS encoding Ig-like domain-containing protein is translated as MGYPVGGPKDEESPVVKETIPPNFSTEVEGGKVNIYFNEFVQLKEINEKFVVSPPLDRKPTVNLRGKSIYVDMGDSLKPNTTYTLDFADGIADNNEGNPLGNFQYVFSTGKSLDSLSIQGHAVDAFTRLPFDIIL